In Terriglobia bacterium, a single window of DNA contains:
- a CDS encoding histidine kinase, whose amino-acid sequence AASLRRRDAIVQLVIHDDGVGFDPDRRAASRKGKGGLGLLGMRERATSVGGTLRIRSSRRDGTEVELSVPVPSSATAPN is encoded by the coding sequence CGCCGCGAGCCTGAGACGGCGGGACGCCATCGTCCAGCTGGTGATCCACGACGACGGAGTCGGCTTCGACCCGGATCGTCGCGCGGCGAGCCGAAAAGGAAAGGGGGGCCTGGGTCTCCTCGGCATGCGCGAGCGAGCGACCTCCGTGGGCGGCACCCTCAGGATCAGATCCAGCCGCCGCGACGGCACGGAAGTCGAGCTGAGCGTTCCCGTGCCGTCGAGCGCCACGGCGCCCAACTGA